Proteins co-encoded in one Granulicella cerasi genomic window:
- the cas5c gene encoding type I-C CRISPR-associated protein Cas5c, which produces MAFGVRIHCWGEWACFSRPEMKVERVSYDAMTPSAARGVLEAIYWKPEIRWVIDRITVLKPIRFTSLRRNEVKDKISEATARRVMNAGSGELGMDASDSEVRQQRAALLLRDVGYIIEAHFEIESGPENAAKHLDQFNRRARRGACFTRPYLGCREFAAYFELLEGDDVPVVNEALLGERDLGWMLHDIDFAHGKEAKFFRATMRDGVIHVPPFAGAIA; this is translated from the coding sequence ATGGCCTTTGGTGTAAGGATTCACTGCTGGGGAGAGTGGGCTTGTTTTTCCCGGCCCGAAATGAAAGTGGAACGAGTCAGCTATGACGCGATGACTCCCTCAGCCGCACGTGGCGTACTCGAAGCAATCTATTGGAAGCCTGAGATCCGTTGGGTTATCGATCGCATCACGGTGCTGAAGCCGATTCGCTTCACCTCACTGCGGCGCAACGAAGTGAAGGACAAAATTAGCGAGGCGACCGCGCGACGCGTGATGAATGCAGGCAGCGGAGAGCTCGGCATGGACGCCTCCGATTCCGAGGTACGACAGCAACGTGCTGCGCTTCTGCTACGCGATGTGGGCTACATCATCGAAGCCCACTTTGAGATTGAAAGCGGTCCAGAAAACGCAGCGAAGCATCTGGATCAGTTCAATCGCAGAGCCAGACGTGGCGCATGCTTCACGCGCCCTTATCTAGGCTGTCGCGAGTTTGCCGCCTACTTTGAGTTGTTGGAAGGCGATGATGTGCCTGTCGTGAATGAAGCGCTTCTCGGCGAGCGCGACCTCGGATGGATGTTGCACGACATCGACTTTGCGCATGGCAAGGAAGCAAAATTCTTCCGCGCGACGATGCGTGATGGCGTCATTCACGTACCGCCGTTTGCAGGAGCCATCGCATGA
- a CDS encoding CRISPR-associated endonuclease Cas3'', protein MPKSLQGTFAHTAPDSPQEQWEPLHVHLHEVAKLAEAFASAFHAGSWGNALGLLHDLGKASDEFQRYLRHSSGIAAQDASENETSPGRVNHSTFGARHAAQVFPDAIGRILAFCIAGHHAGLPDAFAEEDVKGRATMNERLDPQQQWIPSVDADLPHVDTPTFPKLQCESPREQAFTMGFFTRMLFSCLIDADRTCTEAFCSPERAEERALPQPSLADLREQLDRYLHEKQHAAEATPVNLLRRSILDQCLNAAKGRPGVYSLQVPTGGGKTLSSLAFALHHASDKTRRVVMAIPFTSIIEQTADEYRKALGIHAERGLVEHHTNIAPQKDTRANQMAAENWDAPLIVTTNVQLLESLFAARTRACRKLHRLANSIIVLDEAQTLPVDLLAPTLRALHELVENYGCTIVLCTATQPALEYRAEEFPIGLQQVKPIMEAPEILFAQMRRAEVDHVGKLTDEDLSRRLAAEEQVLCIVSTRRDAASLFTLLRGRCHADSVFHLSTLMCGAHRREVLEKIRKRLRPETGSPLPTRIVSTSLIEAGVDIDLPVVYRADAGFDSIAQAAGRCNREGRLAMGSVHVFTPERALPRGQQQAAANTAKELRPQFADPLTPEAIREYFRLTYWKRTADWDKHRVLECMKVGSRSEELFFQFRTMEERYVLIREKSVPILVPYDIGAKALARDLQNPHIDFVSQRRLQPYLVSVPEYAAKELEHAGALLQHESGVCILLREDLYSDDKGLQCTDIKLDSMLWSV, encoded by the coding sequence ATGCCAAAGAGCCTACAAGGAACGTTTGCCCATACCGCACCTGATTCCCCGCAAGAACAATGGGAGCCTCTGCATGTTCATCTGCACGAAGTTGCAAAACTGGCTGAAGCATTCGCGTCAGCCTTTCATGCAGGCTCATGGGGCAACGCTCTCGGTCTACTCCACGATCTAGGCAAAGCATCCGACGAATTTCAAAGATACCTGCGACACTCCTCAGGCATAGCAGCTCAGGACGCATCAGAAAATGAGACATCACCAGGTCGCGTCAATCACTCAACCTTTGGGGCCCGGCACGCGGCGCAGGTATTTCCAGATGCGATCGGGAGGATACTTGCGTTCTGCATCGCAGGCCATCATGCCGGACTTCCTGACGCATTCGCCGAAGAGGATGTGAAGGGACGCGCAACCATGAACGAGCGCCTCGATCCGCAGCAGCAGTGGATCCCATCAGTCGATGCGGATCTGCCCCATGTAGATACCCCAACATTCCCTAAGCTGCAATGCGAATCGCCCAGAGAGCAGGCATTCACCATGGGCTTCTTTACGCGCATGCTTTTCTCTTGCCTCATCGATGCGGACCGCACCTGCACCGAAGCATTCTGCTCTCCGGAAAGGGCGGAAGAGCGCGCGTTGCCACAACCATCACTCGCCGATCTGCGTGAGCAGTTGGATCGCTACCTGCACGAGAAACAGCATGCTGCGGAAGCGACGCCTGTAAACCTGCTGCGTCGCTCCATCCTCGATCAATGCCTGAATGCGGCCAAGGGACGCCCCGGTGTCTACTCACTTCAAGTTCCAACCGGCGGGGGCAAGACGTTATCCTCTCTTGCATTCGCACTGCACCATGCGTCCGACAAGACGCGGCGCGTAGTCATGGCGATTCCCTTCACGAGCATCATCGAACAAACTGCCGACGAGTATCGCAAAGCACTTGGCATTCATGCCGAACGTGGGCTGGTGGAACACCACACGAACATCGCACCCCAGAAAGATACACGCGCCAACCAGATGGCTGCCGAAAACTGGGATGCGCCGCTGATCGTCACAACGAATGTGCAGTTGCTTGAAAGTTTGTTCGCCGCTCGCACGCGCGCTTGCCGCAAGCTGCATCGATTGGCCAACAGCATCATCGTGCTGGATGAAGCACAGACACTGCCCGTCGACTTGCTCGCGCCCACGCTACGAGCACTGCATGAGCTCGTGGAGAACTATGGATGCACTATCGTGTTGTGTACAGCAACGCAACCCGCGCTGGAGTATCGCGCAGAAGAATTCCCGATCGGCTTACAGCAGGTGAAGCCGATCATGGAAGCGCCTGAGATACTCTTTGCTCAGATGCGACGTGCAGAGGTCGACCATGTTGGCAAACTCACGGATGAGGATTTATCGCGCCGCCTGGCTGCTGAGGAACAGGTGCTCTGCATCGTCAGCACGCGTCGCGACGCGGCCAGCCTCTTCACGCTGCTGCGTGGACGTTGCCATGCCGATAGCGTATTTCACCTGAGCACACTGATGTGTGGCGCGCACCGCAGAGAAGTATTGGAAAAAATTCGTAAGCGTTTGAGGCCAGAGACCGGCTCACCTCTACCGACACGCATTGTCAGCACATCGCTGATTGAAGCGGGCGTGGATATTGATCTGCCCGTGGTTTACCGCGCCGACGCAGGCTTCGATTCCATCGCGCAAGCCGCAGGCCGCTGCAATCGAGAAGGGCGTCTCGCCATGGGGAGCGTCCATGTTTTCACCCCCGAGCGTGCTCTGCCGAGAGGTCAACAACAGGCCGCAGCGAACACCGCAAAAGAACTCCGTCCGCAATTTGCCGATCCGCTCACGCCTGAAGCAATCCGTGAATACTTCCGTCTCACCTACTGGAAGCGAACCGCTGATTGGGACAAGCATCGCGTGCTCGAATGTATGAAGGTTGGCTCACGCTCGGAGGAGCTGTTCTTTCAATTCCGCACCATGGAAGAGAGATACGTTCTGATTCGGGAAAAGTCGGTACCGATATTGGTTCCTTACGATATAGGAGCAAAGGCTCTGGCGCGCGATTTACAGAATCCCCATATAGACTTTGTCTCACAACGCAGATTGCAACCCTATCTTGTCTCCGTGCCGGAGTATGCGGCAAAGGAACTTGAACATGCCGGTGCCCTTCTCCAACATGAGTCGGGCGTCTGCATTCTTCTTCGCGAAGATCTTTATTCGGACGACAAGGGATTGCAATGTACGGACATCAAGCTCGACTCGATGTTGTGGAGTGTCTGA
- a CDS encoding GH39 family glycosyl hydrolase has product MLNSLRKVASTIALGIALSGAGLVTLAPLSGCSSSSQSASDSSLALTISSASLTMNQSSTSASISATLARGAANQSSVTLSVSGLPSGVTANITSPAYGNYGSLTLTTGSNVTAGTYALTVTASDGAHNAAQALSLTVYPASAVTITPSSTSLTLYQQTATSIPFTITRSTGNTNSVSVSAAGAPTNFGVAFSQPGGGNAGVVSLTAGSSTAVPTPGTYTITLTATDGTVSSTANITVLVGVAITVANSTNTAQGISGKLQEFMSTGFQPQLYTNSFFVSAPSTASLSALGGQHLRLQPTHYDLPWVANSSPAAASDWSFTLMDQTVQPVLSVGDNSPIFQIAQAPNFLDDANGNFIFNTTNLALFAQYAANLVRYYNKGGFDAGGKHFQSTSSHPITWWAIYNEPNLHSMTTAQYVQLYNTLVPAMQAVDPTLKFIALELSGYSGQAQLWMPSLVATSGLTAQVDAFATHYYPTCKQTDTDSTLFTKVSTFVTDMTYIRTQLKGATRFANTPVWVTENNVNSDYQLTGNISSCNGGTFVSDARGSSGFFTAWRPLIFSQLGKAGNQSLYHFLFNGSNQYGEVNNDSGASKLLSYWTDYELAHLFPWDGTAATGGTILTTTTSEITPTVEPLIVRNADGSYTVMVTDYAVASTTDDNGSGAARTVKLDLTALGSFTSGTRVDLNSATSLTAGPTSTSFTPTATMTLNFTGYGTTFLTLKP; this is encoded by the coding sequence ATGCTCAACTCTCTCCGCAAGGTCGCCTCCACCATCGCTCTCGGCATCGCGCTCTCTGGCGCAGGCCTGGTCACGCTCGCACCCCTCAGCGGTTGCTCGAGCTCTTCGCAAAGCGCGTCGGACTCGTCGCTTGCTCTCACCATTTCGTCTGCGTCGCTGACCATGAACCAGAGCAGCACCTCTGCCTCGATCTCAGCAACGCTCGCGCGCGGCGCGGCGAACCAGAGCTCCGTGACCCTCTCCGTCAGCGGCCTGCCCAGCGGCGTCACCGCCAACATCACGAGCCCGGCCTACGGCAACTACGGGTCGCTCACGCTGACGACCGGCAGCAACGTCACTGCAGGCACTTACGCGCTCACCGTTACGGCGAGTGACGGCGCACACAACGCCGCGCAGGCGCTGAGCCTCACGGTCTATCCGGCGAGCGCCGTCACCATCACGCCCTCCAGCACATCGCTGACGCTCTACCAGCAGACCGCCACGTCGATCCCCTTCACCATCACGCGCTCGACCGGCAATACAAACTCCGTCAGCGTCAGCGCGGCCGGCGCGCCCACGAATTTCGGTGTCGCCTTCTCGCAGCCCGGTGGTGGTAACGCCGGCGTGGTCTCGCTGACCGCAGGCTCCAGCACCGCGGTGCCCACCCCCGGCACCTACACGATCACGCTGACAGCGACCGACGGCACGGTGAGCTCCACTGCGAACATCACCGTCCTCGTCGGCGTAGCGATCACCGTGGCGAACTCCACGAACACCGCGCAGGGCATCAGCGGTAAGCTGCAGGAGTTCATGTCGACCGGCTTCCAGCCGCAGCTCTACACCAACAGCTTCTTCGTCAGCGCGCCTTCGACCGCGAGCCTGTCCGCACTCGGCGGGCAGCATCTTCGCCTGCAGCCGACACACTATGATCTGCCGTGGGTCGCGAACTCCTCGCCAGCAGCCGCAAGCGACTGGAGCTTTACGCTGATGGACCAGACAGTGCAGCCTGTACTGTCAGTCGGCGACAACTCGCCGATCTTCCAGATCGCGCAGGCGCCGAACTTCCTCGACGACGCCAACGGCAATTTCATCTTCAACACGACGAACCTCGCTCTCTTCGCGCAGTACGCCGCGAACCTTGTGCGCTACTACAACAAGGGCGGCTTCGACGCGGGTGGCAAGCACTTCCAGTCCACCAGCTCGCACCCCATCACCTGGTGGGCGATCTACAACGAGCCGAACCTGCACAGCATGACAACGGCGCAGTACGTCCAGCTCTACAACACGCTGGTGCCAGCGATGCAGGCGGTGGATCCGACGCTGAAGTTCATCGCGCTGGAGCTTTCCGGCTACTCAGGACAAGCGCAGCTCTGGATGCCGAGCCTCGTCGCAACTTCGGGCCTCACCGCTCAGGTGGACGCCTTCGCCACGCACTACTACCCCACTTGCAAGCAGACCGATACCGACTCCACGCTCTTCACCAAGGTCAGTACCTTCGTGACGGACATGACCTACATCCGCACGCAGTTGAAGGGCGCAACGCGCTTTGCGAATACGCCTGTGTGGGTGACAGAAAACAACGTCAATTCGGACTATCAGCTCACCGGCAACATCAGCTCCTGCAACGGCGGCACCTTCGTGTCGGACGCGCGCGGCTCCAGCGGATTCTTCACCGCCTGGCGTCCGCTGATCTTTTCGCAGCTCGGCAAGGCGGGCAACCAGTCGCTGTATCACTTCCTCTTCAACGGCAGCAATCAGTACGGCGAAGTGAACAACGACTCCGGCGCCTCAAAGCTGCTCTCGTACTGGACCGATTACGAGCTCGCGCATCTCTTCCCGTGGGATGGCACGGCGGCCACCGGCGGAACGATTCTTACGACAACCACCAGCGAGATCACCCCGACGGTAGAGCCGCTGATCGTACGCAACGCCGATGGCTCCTACACCGTGATGGTGACGGACTACGCCGTTGCCAGCACCACTGACGACAACGGCAGTGGCGCGGCGCGCACGGTCAAGCTCGACCTCACCGCTCTTGGCAGCTTCACCTCGGGCACGCGCGTCGACCTCAACTCTGCGACGAGCCTTACCGCAGGGCCCACGTCAACCAGCTTCACACCCACCGCCACGATGACGTTGAACTTCACCGGCTACGGCACCACCTTCCTCACGCTCAAACCCTGA
- a CDS encoding TonB-dependent receptor: MNSKMIRSLVIFMMTLVAACTPGLLAQTTGATLSGIVADSTGARIPDAQITLTLGASGSKRTATSNAEGVYSFNALEPGIYTMHTERDGFAINNARNITLHPADVRTMNIMLQIGANTETIEVDAADEPPTSGERTALISADDIQHLSVQGRDVSELVKTQPGFAIIPPQGLTNGTYDPGQVTVGGGLGNFSANGAPNGGISISANGADITDPTTSNSTTQNINQEMVSEVQISTSAFGADQAKGPININVATKAGTRLFHGSAYTYFRSHSLNTENWFSKNQGLPDAQDRYLYPGAQISGPILVPGTSFNRSKKLTFFVGAEDYVQRGTYAYGNALQSSILALVPTANMRNGNFTAAELANYLGTDAGTITSSCGTGALANYIHLCGVPTGTTNSGVVVTNGNLGVAGMDPNARILMNTMPLPNRPTTGGYNYVTTNFTNNDLWQIVSRVDANVSDRFKMYFTYSAERGRNTGIPEAQYYSPANGGPLMGGVDTPGKSTARVFTQSASINTTWILNSHMTNEAYISSALNRNDFALAHPEQLYSSTLGYTYSGIYPNATKIIPSFADYNADGLPIALYPDTSNGPYFTHTFTPTFGDNFSDVWRTHTFKIGVYVQRAVSNVNTNITADQVPTAVNGLITQYYLPNGSSITNPDGTTSRTLSGNNYLADFAIGDITQFFQTNQQRNLNLYYWNTDFFATDTWKVTNRLTLTLGLRFDHLGAWQDTHGNGIAVFSDKYYNNPVIQSFPGLSWHGIDPSLPNSGTPGRMFFYSPRAGLAYDLYGNGKTVLRGGFGLYRSHDPSSSYANAAATAAGTYSSTAGGAGINLGKLTLGTTSAADCTNRTISQLNSKCPSLNSVVYGLSSSDDQQPLTYTYNFTVTQAVAKKTVFQIGYAGSRSQHLLLQGGLQNVNALPIGALFAPNPITGVVKLPTALSIAEQGDFRRYKPYQAVEVPRHLGYSNYNALQIGLNRTAGHLRVGVNYTWSKSLGIRTISGQPGDPIYLRNNYGPLNADRSGIFNATYTADFGTHHFAGKRLLGGVTNGWEASGITGYQAGPNIQANYSFSFKAKGVLTQTLPGGTTQTVNVNNTTFLGTPEVSLQPLLTCDPRTGLKDKQYVRGDCFQLPGIGTKNGPFNYPYIHGPAYFSTDLTVVKHFRMGGQKDLQFRFAAFNFLNHPITSYSARFPNESNLIYTGSTTNPVLSNPDTGNCSVIGSQCFGYAGYKQGRRVVEVAAKYSF; encoded by the coding sequence ATGAATAGCAAGATGATTCGCTCGCTCGTAATTTTCATGATGACGCTCGTCGCAGCTTGCACGCCGGGGCTGCTTGCGCAGACCACGGGTGCCACGCTGTCGGGCATCGTGGCGGACTCCACCGGAGCACGCATCCCCGATGCGCAGATCACGCTGACGCTCGGCGCCTCCGGCTCCAAGCGCACGGCCACCTCCAACGCTGAGGGCGTCTACAGCTTCAACGCACTCGAGCCTGGCATCTACACGATGCACACCGAGCGCGACGGCTTCGCTATCAACAACGCTCGCAACATCACGCTGCATCCTGCGGACGTCCGCACCATGAACATCATGCTGCAGATCGGCGCGAACACCGAGACCATCGAAGTCGATGCCGCCGATGAGCCGCCGACCAGCGGTGAGCGCACAGCGCTGATCTCGGCCGACGATATCCAGCACCTCAGCGTGCAGGGCCGCGACGTTTCAGAACTCGTGAAGACGCAGCCCGGCTTCGCCATCATTCCGCCGCAGGGCCTCACGAACGGCACCTACGATCCAGGCCAGGTAACGGTCGGCGGCGGTCTCGGAAACTTCTCCGCGAACGGCGCACCGAACGGCGGCATCAGCATCAGCGCGAACGGCGCGGACATCACCGACCCCACGACGTCAAACTCGACGACGCAGAACATCAACCAGGAGATGGTCTCCGAGGTGCAGATCTCGACCTCGGCCTTCGGTGCCGATCAGGCGAAAGGCCCCATCAACATCAACGTAGCGACGAAGGCCGGCACACGTCTCTTCCACGGCTCGGCGTACACCTACTTCCGCTCGCACTCGCTGAACACGGAGAACTGGTTCTCGAAGAATCAGGGCCTACCCGACGCGCAGGACCGCTACCTCTATCCGGGCGCACAGATCTCCGGCCCGATTCTCGTGCCCGGCACCAGCTTCAACCGCTCCAAGAAGCTGACCTTTTTCGTCGGCGCAGAAGACTATGTGCAGCGCGGAACCTATGCATACGGCAACGCGCTGCAGTCGTCGATCCTCGCGCTGGTGCCTACCGCGAACATGCGTAACGGCAACTTCACGGCAGCGGAACTTGCGAACTATCTCGGCACGGACGCTGGAACGATCACCTCATCGTGCGGCACCGGCGCGCTCGCCAACTACATCCACCTTTGCGGCGTGCCGACCGGCACCACGAACTCCGGGGTCGTGGTGACCAACGGCAACCTCGGCGTTGCAGGCATGGACCCCAATGCGCGCATCCTGATGAACACGATGCCGCTGCCGAACCGCCCTACGACCGGCGGCTACAACTACGTCACCACGAACTTCACGAACAATGATCTGTGGCAGATCGTCTCCCGCGTAGATGCGAACGTGAGCGACCGCTTCAAGATGTACTTCACGTACTCGGCCGAGCGCGGACGCAATACAGGCATCCCGGAAGCGCAGTATTACTCGCCTGCAAACGGTGGCCCGCTGATGGGTGGTGTGGACACGCCGGGCAAGAGCACGGCGCGCGTCTTCACGCAGTCGGCCAGCATCAACACGACATGGATCCTCAACTCGCACATGACGAACGAGGCATACATCTCGTCGGCGCTGAACCGTAACGACTTCGCACTCGCGCATCCCGAGCAGCTCTACAGCTCCACGCTCGGCTACACCTACTCGGGCATCTACCCGAACGCGACGAAGATCATCCCGTCGTTCGCGGACTACAACGCAGACGGCCTTCCCATCGCGCTGTACCCCGACACCTCGAACGGTCCTTACTTCACGCACACCTTCACGCCGACCTTCGGTGACAACTTCTCCGACGTGTGGCGCACGCATACCTTCAAGATCGGTGTCTACGTGCAGCGCGCGGTGTCGAACGTGAACACGAACATCACGGCTGACCAGGTTCCGACGGCGGTCAACGGACTCATCACGCAGTACTACCTGCCGAACGGCTCGTCGATCACCAACCCGGACGGCACCACCAGCCGCACGCTGAGCGGTAACAACTATCTTGCGGACTTCGCCATCGGCGACATCACGCAGTTCTTCCAGACCAACCAGCAGCGCAACCTGAACCTCTACTACTGGAACACGGACTTCTTCGCGACCGATACGTGGAAGGTGACGAATCGCCTGACGCTAACCCTCGGTCTGCGCTTCGATCACCTGGGCGCGTGGCAGGATACGCACGGCAACGGCATCGCCGTCTTCAGCGATAAGTACTACAACAACCCCGTCATCCAGAGCTTCCCTGGCCTCTCGTGGCACGGCATCGATCCGTCCTTGCCGAACTCCGGCACGCCGGGCCGCATGTTCTTCTACTCGCCGCGTGCGGGCCTTGCCTACGATCTCTACGGCAACGGCAAGACCGTGCTGCGTGGTGGCTTCGGTCTCTATCGTTCGCATGATCCTTCCAGCAGCTACGCAAATGCGGCGGCCACCGCAGCGGGAACCTACAGCTCCACGGCTGGCGGCGCAGGCATCAACCTCGGCAAGCTGACGCTGGGCACTACCTCGGCGGCCGACTGCACCAACCGCACCATCTCGCAGCTGAACTCGAAGTGCCCGTCGCTGAACTCCGTGGTGTACGGCCTCAGCAGCAGCGACGACCAGCAGCCGCTCACCTACACCTATAACTTCACCGTGACGCAGGCCGTCGCGAAGAAGACGGTCTTCCAGATCGGCTACGCAGGCTCGCGCTCGCAGCACCTGCTGCTGCAGGGCGGCCTGCAGAACGTCAACGCTCTGCCCATCGGCGCGCTCTTCGCTCCGAACCCGATCACCGGTGTGGTGAAGCTGCCCACTGCGCTCTCCATCGCGGAGCAGGGCGACTTCCGCCGCTATAAGCCGTATCAGGCTGTGGAAGTGCCGCGCCACCTTGGCTACTCCAACTACAACGCGCTGCAGATCGGCCTGAACCGCACCGCAGGTCATCTGCGTGTGGGCGTCAACTACACATGGTCGAAGTCGCTCGGCATCCGCACCATCAGCGGACAGCCCGGTGACCCGATCTATCTGCGCAACAACTACGGTCCGCTCAACGCTGATCGCTCGGGCATCTTCAACGCGACGTACACGGCGGATTTCGGCACGCATCACTTCGCCGGCAAGCGCCTGCTGGGTGGCGTGACGAACGGCTGGGAAGCTTCGGGCATCACCGGCTATCAGGCGGGCCCGAACATCCAGGCGAACTACAGCTTCAGCTTCAAGGCCAAGGGCGTCCTGACGCAGACGCTTCCCGGCGGCACTACGCAGACGGTCAACGTGAACAACACGACCTTCCTCGGCACGCCGGAAGTGAGCCTGCAGCCGCTGCTCACCTGCGACCCGCGCACCGGCCTGAAGGACAAGCAGTACGTTCGCGGCGATTGCTTCCAGCTGCCGGGCATCGGCACGAAGAACGGACCGTTCAACTACCCATACATCCACGGACCGGCATACTTCTCGACCGACCTCACCGTCGTGAAGCACTTCCGCATGGGCGGACAGAAAGACCTGCAGTTCCGCTTTGCAGCCTTCAACTTCCTCAACCACCCGATCACCAGCTACTCCGCGCGTTTCCCGAACGAGTCGAACCTGATCTACACGGGCTCGACCACGAACCCTGTACTGAGCAACCCCGACACCGGCAACTGCTCGGTCATCGGTTCGCAGTGCTTCGGCTACGCGGGCTACAAGCAGGGGCGTCGCGTGGTGGAAGTCGCCGCCAAGTACTCCTTCTAA
- a CDS encoding GH1 family beta-glucosidase, translating into MSSLFSRRQLGRFALGTAAAAAVPGKLLPAVQAASPQTHFAPSSQQFPSEFLWGTATASYQVEGAWNVDGRGVSIWDTFSHKPGQIPNNDNGDIADDEFHRYKSDIAMLRELGVKAYRFSVSWPRVMPNGTGAVNQKGLDYYKRLVAALHEAGIEPYCTLYHWDLPQVLQDKGGWQNRDTAEHLAAYAAVTSRAMADAGVHRFMTVNELRTFTENGYKTGTHAPGLKLDRKAMAQLNHYAVLGHGLSLAAVRANVPHDALVGLADNPNAATPVINDAEHIEAARIGFREENAQYLTAIMEGRYTDLYLRKLGADAPHFTDAEMKAIGAPVDFVGLNIYQPTYVTPDAASGYKVIPQGPTFPRMLSPWLTIGPECLYWAPTFTAQIWGVKSIYITENGASAEDRLDASGQVMDVDRVMYIRNYLSQLQRAIADGAPVRGYFVWSLMDNYEWNDGYSKRFGLVYVDFATQKRIPKLSARFYRSVVKENRVI; encoded by the coding sequence ATGTCGTCCCTCTTTTCTCGTCGTCAACTCGGCCGCTTCGCTCTCGGCACCGCAGCTGCGGCTGCTGTGCCCGGCAAGCTGTTGCCAGCGGTCCAAGCCGCTTCCCCCCAAACGCACTTCGCGCCTTCGTCGCAGCAATTCCCTTCGGAGTTCCTCTGGGGAACCGCAACCGCGTCCTACCAGGTAGAAGGCGCGTGGAATGTGGACGGGCGCGGCGTTAGCATCTGGGACACGTTTTCGCATAAGCCCGGGCAGATTCCGAACAACGACAACGGCGACATCGCCGATGACGAGTTCCACCGCTACAAGAGCGACATTGCCATGCTGCGCGAGCTCGGCGTGAAGGCGTATCGCTTCTCCGTTTCCTGGCCGCGCGTGATGCCGAACGGCACGGGCGCGGTGAACCAGAAGGGCCTCGATTACTACAAGCGCCTTGTGGCCGCGCTGCATGAAGCAGGCATCGAGCCGTACTGCACGCTCTACCATTGGGACCTGCCACAGGTGCTCCAGGACAAGGGTGGCTGGCAGAACCGTGACACCGCCGAGCACCTCGCCGCCTATGCCGCCGTGACCTCGCGTGCAATGGCCGATGCAGGCGTGCACCGCTTCATGACCGTCAACGAACTTCGCACCTTCACCGAGAACGGCTACAAGACCGGCACACACGCGCCCGGTCTCAAGCTCGACCGCAAGGCGATGGCGCAGTTGAACCACTACGCGGTGCTTGGCCACGGTCTTTCGCTCGCCGCAGTTCGCGCCAACGTGCCGCATGACGCTCTCGTCGGCCTGGCCGACAACCCCAACGCGGCGACGCCCGTCATCAACGATGCCGAGCACATCGAAGCCGCACGCATCGGCTTCCGCGAGGAGAACGCCCAATACCTCACCGCAATCATGGAAGGCCGCTATACCGACCTCTACCTGCGTAAGCTCGGTGCGGACGCCCCGCACTTCACCGACGCCGAGATGAAGGCCATCGGCGCACCGGTCGACTTCGTCGGCCTCAACATCTACCAGCCGACGTACGTGACGCCCGACGCCGCATCCGGCTACAAGGTCATCCCGCAAGGACCGACCTTCCCACGCATGCTCAGCCCGTGGCTGACCATCGGCCCGGAGTGCCTCTACTGGGCGCCGACCTTCACCGCGCAGATCTGGGGCGTGAAGTCGATCTACATCACCGAAAACGGAGCTTCCGCGGAGGACCGACTCGACGCCAGCGGTCAGGTAATGGACGTGGATCGCGTCATGTACATCCGCAACTACCTCTCGCAGTTGCAGCGGGCCATCGCGGACGGGGCCCCCGTAAGGGGCTACTTTGTTTGGAGCCTGATGGACAATTACGAGTGGAATGACGGCTACAGCAAGCGTTTCGGGCTGGTCTACGTGGACTTCGCCACGCAAAAACGCATCCCGAAACTTTCTGCCCGTTTTTACAGATCCGTCGTGAAGGAAAATCGAGTGATCTGA